The Chloroflexota bacterium genome window below encodes:
- a CDS encoding DUF429 domain-containing protein: MRFIGIDLAWSERNESSIVAIEEGRMAAVVPRAGRNSEIVSAVVAMAGSGPAWVAVDAPLIVPNQTGTRPCDRLITQKFGRFQAGTYPANRQRRGGAVRGERIAKALAKYGFVQTLNLARGEKSRRIFEVYPHPAMISIFRLERTLKYKRGDYTRRYEGLRQLQKYLGRLQVATPAIDLGMDLIDRPIEGLRGRALKTYEDTLDAAFCAYIAYYCWYWGPEGYEVYGDLEFGYIIVPMTSWMRAQSGEL; this comes from the coding sequence ATGCGATTCATCGGGATTGATCTGGCTTGGTCTGAACGAAATGAGTCAAGCATCGTTGCCATCGAAGAGGGACGCATGGCCGCAGTGGTTCCTCGAGCAGGAAGAAACTCAGAAATAGTCTCAGCGGTGGTAGCGATGGCAGGGAGCGGCCCTGCGTGGGTAGCGGTAGATGCACCCCTCATCGTGCCGAACCAGACCGGCACGCGCCCTTGTGACCGGCTCATCACCCAGAAATTCGGACGATTCCAGGCTGGAACATACCCTGCCAATCGACAGCGACGTGGTGGTGCCGTCCGCGGCGAGCGGATTGCCAAGGCTCTGGCCAAATACGGCTTTGTCCAGACGCTGAACCTGGCGCGCGGGGAAAAATCGCGGCGTATATTTGAGGTCTATCCCCATCCAGCCATGATCTCCATATTTCGCTTGGAGCGCACGCTGAAGTACAAACGCGGCGACTACACCAGGCGTTACGAAGGGCTCCGGCAATTACAAAAATACTTGGGCAGGCTGCAAGTGGCCACACCAGCCATAGATCTGGGCATGGATCTGATCGATCGGCCAATTGAGGGGTTACGTGGCCGGGCCCTAAAAACCTATGAGGATACACTGGACGCTGCCTTCTGTGCCTACATCGCCTATTATTGCTGGTACTGGGGACCCGAAGGATACGAAGTCTACGGCGATTTGGAATTTGGGTATATCATTGTACCGATGACATCGTGGATGCGTGCGCAATCAGGGGAACTTTGA
- a CDS encoding ATP-binding protein: protein MKQIVVLSGKGGTGKTTIAAALAHLASREMSIVLADADVDAANLELVLAPEVQESQDFVGGQVAVINPQTCIACGVCAEVCRFGAVVREENGYRVDRIPCEGCAACFYQCPANAISMENSVDGRWFQSRTRFGLLFHAHLIAARENSGKLVSLVKQRARLAALEDHSDLLIVDGPPGIGCPVIAAATGADLALLITEPTISGAHDLARILALTEHFRIQALVCINKADINPRRAKEVAHFCTERGVPLAGCLPYDMVVTEAMVHGVPVSEYTDGPVTQELIRIWQQVKDHVLVRSAETLSNGYIP, encoded by the coding sequence GTGAAGCAAATCGTTGTCCTGAGTGGAAAAGGTGGGACTGGGAAAACCACCATCGCTGCTGCCCTGGCTCATCTGGCATCCCGGGAGATGTCCATCGTCTTGGCCGATGCCGATGTGGACGCAGCCAACCTGGAACTGGTGCTGGCTCCAGAGGTGCAGGAGAGCCAAGACTTTGTTGGAGGGCAGGTGGCGGTGATCAACCCGCAAACATGTATCGCCTGTGGCGTCTGCGCAGAGGTCTGTCGTTTCGGGGCCGTTGTGCGAGAGGAAAACGGTTATCGTGTGGACCGCATTCCCTGCGAGGGATGTGCCGCCTGTTTCTACCAGTGTCCCGCCAATGCCATCTCTATGGAGAACTCGGTGGATGGCCGCTGGTTCCAGTCCCGTACCCGCTTTGGACTGCTGTTCCATGCCCATCTCATTGCGGCCCGCGAGAATTCAGGCAAACTAGTGAGTTTGGTCAAGCAACGGGCACGATTGGCAGCACTGGAGGATCACAGCGACCTCCTCATCGTGGACGGCCCACCAGGCATCGGCTGCCCGGTCATCGCCGCTGCGACGGGGGCTGATTTAGCTCTCCTAATAACTGAACCCACCATCTCAGGTGCACATGACCTGGCGCGTATATTGGCATTGACAGAGCATTTTAGGATACAGGCCTTGGTGTGCATCAACAAAGCCGACATCAACCCAAGACGAGCCAAGGAAGTGGCTCACTTCTGCACAGAAAGGGGCGTCCCTCTGGCTGGGTGCCTTCCTTACGATATGGTGGTTACTGAGGCAATGGTGCATGGGGTCCCAGTAAGCGAATACACCGATGGACCCGTGACACAGGAACTGATTCGAATATGGCAGCAAGTGAAAGACCATGTTTTGGTGAGGAGCGCAGAGACCCTGAGCAATGGCTATATCCCTTGA
- a CDS encoding helix-turn-helix transcriptional regulator, translating into MPGRAYGRRGRPRGHFQRGRIYRFVEPCLLLLLHQGCTHGYDLVRALAEFGFGESPWDPSVVYRRLQAMEEAGLVSSMWDDDSQGPPRRVYCLTAEGDRHLARWIEELRIIDRVLHTFLTAHDEHMQEGAGAYH; encoded by the coding sequence ATGCCTGGTAGAGCATATGGCAGGCGAGGCAGACCAAGAGGTCATTTCCAGCGCGGTCGGATATATCGTTTTGTCGAGCCTTGTCTCCTGTTACTATTGCACCAAGGGTGCACCCATGGGTACGATCTCGTGAGGGCGCTTGCCGAATTTGGGTTTGGCGAAAGCCCATGGGATCCCAGCGTGGTGTACCGCCGGCTGCAAGCCATGGAGGAGGCAGGTCTCGTCAGTTCGATGTGGGATGATGACAGCCAGGGCCCGCCTCGCCGAGTGTATTGTCTTACTGCGGAAGGCGATCGGCACCTCGCGCGTTGGATAGAAGAACTACGCATAATAGATCGAGTCTTGCACACCTTCCTCACCGCCCATGACGAACACATGCAGGAGGGAGCAGGTGCCTATCATTGA
- a CDS encoding DUF364 domain-containing protein — MPIIEDLLASLREDRPVQDVCIGAFWTAVVSSRCGLASTLRDDDHCHRGPVREAGHLLERSALELSTMVRSNSLLEASIGMAAINSLLEVDENLCIELNAEELIRERGTGKQVAIVGHFPFTPRIRDWARQLWVLELKPRGDELPAEQAPAVLPQADVVAITGTSLINHTFDKLMALCRPDAFVVVLGASTPLSPLLFEYGVHAIAGTVVMDNQAVLRCVSQGATFPQLAGVRLLTMLKGKTEGTRSCTRERSIRGEE; from the coding sequence GTGCCTATCATTGAAGACTTGCTTGCTAGTTTACGAGAAGATAGACCAGTGCAGGACGTCTGCATTGGGGCATTCTGGACGGCGGTGGTAAGCAGTCGCTGTGGCTTGGCCTCGACACTGCGCGATGACGACCATTGCCACCGCGGCCCTGTCAGAGAAGCCGGCCATCTGCTGGAACGAAGCGCTTTGGAATTGTCAACTATGGTGCGTTCGAACAGCCTCCTAGAGGCTAGTATCGGCATGGCAGCCATCAATTCACTGCTGGAGGTGGACGAGAATCTCTGCATCGAACTAAATGCTGAGGAATTAATCCGAGAGCGTGGGACGGGCAAACAGGTTGCTATTGTAGGTCATTTTCCATTCACGCCGCGGATCCGCGATTGGGCCAGGCAACTATGGGTGCTGGAACTGAAGCCGCGCGGCGATGAATTGCCGGCCGAACAGGCGCCTGCTGTATTGCCCCAGGCTGACGTGGTTGCCATTACGGGGACTTCACTGATCAACCATACCTTCGACAAATTGATGGCACTTTGCCGTCCAGACGCATTTGTCGTCGTCCTCGGAGCCAGCACGCCATTATCACCGCTGCTCTTTGAGTACGGAGTCCACGCAATAGCGGGTACTGTGGTGATGGACAATCAGGCTGTGCTGAGATGCGTCAGCCAGGGAGCCACCTTTCCCCAGTTAGCAGGGGTCAGGCTGTTGACGATGTTAAAAGGAAAGACAGAAGGAACTCGCAGTTGTACTCGCGAACGTTCCATACGGGGGGAAGAATGA
- a CDS encoding DUF2085 domain-containing protein, which translates to MNKVNRCLNRVVYVIASHWLAMVNIAIGLLIGLSFIAPLAMELGLSQLGRLLYTAFIPFCHQQPERSFFLFGPQFTYSLRELVRLVGPDVPRRYVGNTAIGFRLAICERDIGIYGGLLLAGLIFALLRERLRPLSVRYYLLLILPMVIDGSAQLLGLYESTWWLRLLTGVLFSIATVWLVYPMVEAGMRAVQRTAGKYLAATTAYR; encoded by the coding sequence ATGAACAAAGTGAATCGCTGTCTAAATCGAGTGGTTTATGTTATTGCCAGCCACTGGCTAGCGATGGTGAATATAGCGATAGGTCTACTCATTGGGTTGTCCTTTATCGCACCCTTAGCGATGGAATTGGGTCTCAGCCAGCTGGGGCGACTTCTCTACACGGCCTTCATTCCCTTCTGCCACCAGCAGCCGGAGCGATCCTTTTTCCTTTTTGGCCCACAGTTCACTTACTCTCTGAGAGAACTTGTCAGATTAGTCGGCCCTGATGTGCCCAGGCGCTATGTGGGCAACACAGCGATCGGGTTTCGGTTGGCCATTTGCGAACGGGATATCGGCATCTACGGAGGACTCCTCCTGGCAGGCTTGATCTTCGCTCTCCTAAGAGAGCGCTTGCGGCCTCTTTCTGTTCGATATTATCTGCTGCTTATCCTGCCAATGGTCATTGATGGATCTGCCCAGTTGCTTGGTCTGTATGAGAGCACTTGGTGGCTTCGTCTCCTGACGGGGGTTCTTTTCTCTATAGCCACCGTGTGGTTGGTGTACCCAATGGTGGAAGCGGGGATGAGAGCGGTCCAACGGACGGCGGGAAAATATCTAGCCGCAACTACTGCATATCGGTAG
- the phoU gene encoding phosphate signaling complex protein PhoU, translating into MIRVDFQKQLTEMRDDLLAMGSRVDSAIAQAVQALVDRNVDLAHEVIAGDMQINQAHRNLEEKCLALIATQQPMAGDLRFILSVVIMAYEMERMGDHAEGIAELAIRLADQPHIKPLIDIPRMAEKARWMLKQELQAFVDRDITRAKAIAAEDDEMDALYDQIFRELLVLMMGDPRIITRATYLLWVAHNLERIADRATNLGERIVFLVTGDVAELNPERQRHEAEGRK; encoded by the coding sequence ATGATCAGGGTGGATTTTCAGAAACAACTCACCGAAATGCGAGACGACTTGCTCGCGATGGGAAGCCGGGTAGACAGTGCTATTGCGCAGGCAGTTCAGGCACTGGTGGACCGCAACGTGGACTTGGCCCACGAGGTTATAGCAGGCGATATGCAGATTAACCAGGCACACCGCAATCTGGAGGAGAAGTGCCTGGCACTCATTGCCACCCAGCAGCCGATGGCTGGCGATTTGCGTTTCATCCTGAGCGTGGTCATCATGGCCTATGAAATGGAGCGCATGGGCGATCACGCCGAGGGAATCGCGGAATTGGCCATTCGTTTAGCCGATCAGCCTCATATCAAACCGCTCATTGATATCCCGCGCATGGCAGAGAAAGCCCGTTGGATGCTCAAACAGGAATTGCAAGCCTTTGTGGACCGGGACATAACACGTGCCAAAGCCATTGCCGCCGAAGACGACGAGATGGATGCACTCTACGATCAAATATTTCGGGAACTCCTTGTTCTCATGATGGGCGACCCGCGCATCATCACTCGTGCGACTTACTTGCTTTGGGTGGCCCACAACCTGGAACGCATCGCGGATCGGGCTACGAATCTGGGAGAGCGGATCGTATTCTTGGTGACAGGCGATGTGGCAGAACTGAATCCAGAACGCCAGCGTCACGAAGCGGAAGGGCGAAAATGA
- a CDS encoding ATP-binding protein, translating into MIITVASGKGGTGKTTVATSLALALQEHLAVQFLDCDVEDPNAHLYLRPTIQRREEVGVSLPVVDFALCDYCGRCAEVCAYHAIAVVGQKLLIFPELCHGCGSCILNCPQKAMHEEPRPVGIIEEGQAGPIAFAQGILNVGEPMATPVIRQLKKRLQECQPGVVSILDAPPGTACPVVESLRGADFALLVTEPTPFGLHDLRLAVEVARDTLGLPVGVVINRDGVGNTGVEDYCTAEGIPVLMRIPLDRRIAAPCSDGVPLVEAFPSYREHFQDLYNWIVRVQLG; encoded by the coding sequence ATGATCATCACTGTAGCCAGCGGCAAAGGAGGAACTGGCAAGACGACTGTGGCGACCAGCCTGGCGCTCGCTTTGCAGGAGCACCTGGCCGTCCAGTTTCTGGATTGCGATGTAGAGGACCCGAACGCCCACCTGTACCTGCGACCAACCATCCAGCGAAGAGAGGAGGTGGGTGTCTCTCTCCCAGTGGTGGATTTTGCTCTCTGCGATTATTGCGGGCGCTGTGCGGAGGTCTGTGCCTATCACGCCATCGCAGTGGTCGGGCAGAAATTGCTGATCTTCCCGGAACTCTGCCATGGCTGTGGGAGTTGCATCCTGAACTGTCCTCAAAAAGCGATGCACGAAGAGCCAAGGCCAGTTGGCATCATCGAGGAAGGTCAGGCAGGTCCGATTGCCTTCGCCCAAGGCATCCTAAATGTGGGCGAACCAATGGCCACGCCCGTTATACGCCAACTTAAGAAGCGCCTCCAAGAATGCCAACCGGGGGTTGTCTCTATCTTGGACGCGCCTCCCGGCACTGCTTGCCCGGTAGTGGAAAGTCTTCGCGGAGCCGATTTCGCCCTCCTTGTCACCGAGCCCACGCCATTCGGCCTCCACGACCTGCGGCTGGCAGTCGAGGTGGCGCGCGACACGTTGGGCTTGCCCGTCGGTGTGGTCATAAACCGTGACGGTGTTGGTAATACCGGGGTGGAAGATTATTGCACCGCTGAGGGCATCCCTGTCCTAATGCGCATTCCTCTCGACAGGCGTATCGCAGCCCCATGCTCAGACGGTGTGCCCCTGGTGGAGGCATTTCCTTCGTATCGAGAGCATTTCCAAGATCTCTACAACTGGATTGTGAGGGTGCAATTGGGGTGA
- a CDS encoding C1 family peptidase, which translates to MKTRIALAILLVCTLLLALPASPAYAERPDVLPTESLLSSVNEGEALPAPQATEMLPSAVDWSKYLPPVAGQRSRADCTAWAVAYYYKGFQENKERGWDPARPEHQFSPSFIYNQRTTSNCKYNAGMTVPNAMEIIRSRGAATLDAFPYTPTDICTGPTETHLAQAWQYRVDGYGYLFRGKGNANIDVLKRHLARGDGFVLTISVYPSFYFASRNNPLVSPPQSNEQVLGYHVVFVVGYDDSLQAFKIVNSWGPYWGAKGFAYLSYDYVARCGWEAWAMTDHTEELAAVDHHETKAMLMPQVVTLQAEDYSTESNPSNPDEPEMLSMGLNVGRSRAILKAEVPR; encoded by the coding sequence ATGAAAACCCGAATTGCGCTCGCAATACTCTTAGTTTGCACGCTCCTGCTGGCACTGCCTGCCTCACCAGCCTATGCGGAAAGGCCGGATGTGCTGCCGACGGAGTCTCTATTATCTTCTGTGAACGAAGGAGAGGCTTTGCCCGCTCCCCAAGCAACGGAGATGCTCCCCTCTGCTGTGGATTGGAGCAAATACCTACCACCTGTTGCCGGGCAGCGAAGCCGAGCCGACTGCACTGCCTGGGCTGTGGCGTACTACTACAAGGGTTTTCAAGAGAACAAGGAACGAGGTTGGGACCCCGCCCGGCCCGAACATCAATTTAGCCCGAGTTTTATATATAACCAGCGGACCACGAGCAACTGCAAATACAATGCCGGCATGACCGTCCCCAACGCCATGGAAATTATCCGCTCCCGAGGAGCAGCAACGCTGGATGCCTTCCCTTACACGCCCACCGATATCTGCACAGGTCCTACTGAGACGCACTTGGCCCAGGCCTGGCAATACCGAGTCGATGGCTACGGTTACCTCTTCCGAGGAAAAGGCAATGCGAACATCGATGTGCTGAAACGTCACTTGGCTCGCGGGGATGGTTTTGTGCTTACCATCTCTGTATATCCATCTTTCTATTTCGCCAGCCGAAATAACCCCCTGGTTAGTCCACCTCAGTCCAATGAACAGGTGTTAGGATACCATGTTGTCTTTGTCGTTGGTTATGACGATTCGTTGCAAGCGTTCAAAATCGTAAATTCGTGGGGGCCCTACTGGGGAGCGAAAGGCTTCGCCTACCTTTCCTACGACTACGTCGCACGCTGTGGCTGGGAAGCCTGGGCTATGACCGATCACACAGAGGAACTCGCTGCGGTGGACCATCACGAAACGAAGGCTATGCTAATGCCACAAGTAGTGACCCTCCAGGCCGAAGATTACAGCACTGAGAGCAACCCCTCTAACCCAGATGAGCCTGAGATGTTGTCAATGGGACTCAACGTGGGTCGCTCTCGCGCGATTTTGAAAGCGGAAGTACCGCGCTGA